Below is a window of Saprospiraceae bacterium DNA.
AACTAGAAATCATTATAACCATGGTAATCTTCTTAAAAGCAAGTCCAGCACAGACAAAGAAGTAAAATTTATATACGAATCGTATTTGAAATTCATTAAAAATATTTCAACTTTTCAAATTACAGACGACAAATCTATTAGCAAATTTGTTAGTGAGTTCAATTCTTATCGTGAGTCAGTTTTGTATACAATCGAAAACCGCAAAAATTCAGGTCAAGAAAATCTCAGGTCATCAATGCTTGAAGAATTATTTTGTCATTTGTTTTCGGACTTAATTGGTGAACTTCTTCCAAGTTTACCATCTAATTTACTCTTAGGTAAAGCCAACAGCTATGTTGACTTAACATTCTCACCTTCTTCATTTCGTGAAATTTTTATAAAGCCAAATCCTTATATTCATTCTAAAGACCAAGATTTTGTAATTGGAGTAAATTTAGAATTGAAAATAAAAGCAGATGGAGCGAATGAAATTAAGGAAGACATCATTGTTCCTGTATTAGCGATAGAATGCAAGACGTATATTGAAAGAAACATGTTGGATTCATGTTCAGGAACTGCAAGGAGATTAAAAAGTGCAATGCCATACTGTTTATACATTGTGGCTTCAGAATATATGAAACTAAAAGATGAGCAACCTGAACTAAGTGACATAAATGAAATTTATATTCTATGTAAGGCAAGTGTTTCAGAACGCTTGGATTCAAGGAAACGAGGTATAAAACCTCATATCATTCAAGAAGACTTAATAATTGACCTTTTTAACAAAGTAAAGGGTCATTTAAATAGCATTTGGTGGTCTCCAGACAAAGCTTTGTCAACAGGTAAAATAATTAACAGACCATAAATCACTACCCTTTTGGTGGCACATTTGTATTTTTTTCCAACGCACAGACCAACGCAAAAAATCCAAAAGAGCCACCAAGCCAACGCACCAAGACACTGCAAACAATGGACAACAGAGCAACGACAGACAGAACGCCAGCACCTAACAGCGGTTTGGCAAAAGTGGCGGTTCAGTGCTCCGCAGACACATTTGTGGTTACAGAAAGTTCAGTTCTCCGCATCAACATTTGTGGTGAAAATCACCACCTTCGCCAAGCCGCAAAACGTTACCGCCAATGGTAAAAACGACCGTACTACCTTGACAATGACGGAGGAAAATTAACGGGACAGACCAGTTAACAATATTTCGAGCAGACAGAAAAACAGGCGACACTCAAACCCTACCAAAGAAAGATTTAATTTTGCCCCACCGCACTTAAAAAAAAAAAACAAGCCGACCCACAATTTTTTGTCACGGTTTTTGTCCCTCGCTTCGTTTAGCACATTTGCAGGTTAGTTTTTAAAATGCGTAGGAAAAATTACGCATTTTAAAACTTGCTTCACACCACCTGCAAAAGAGCTAAACCCTACCACATACAAAAACACGAGCCAAAAAATTCTGCCATCGCTCAACAAATAAGGATGAAAATCGTAAGTTTCCCAAAAATCCTTACATTTGCACCGTGAAACTCTTTACCCTCATATTCAGTTTTTACCTTCTTGCTTTGGCGGTTATGCCATGCAGCGACATGGAGGACTGTAATTATCCGAGTGCAGACCAATCAACTTTCGCTACGACTGACCATTCAGACCACGACAGCGATACAGAGAATTGCTCACCTTTTTGTATGTGTGCTTGCTGCGGACAATCGATAACCAATATTTTTTACCCAACTGCTTTATACAACCCGACACCTGTTGTAAAACAAGACATTCCTATTTACAACGCTTCTTTTATTTCAGAGGTGTATTTGTCTATCTGGCAACCGCCAAAAATCAGCTAATGAATTTATGATGTTCCGCTAATGCGGAACAAAACAACCCTGCTTGCAGTGCTAACGCAACGCAAGCAATCGTGTATTCATTCATTAAACTGATTAAAAAAATGTTAGACAAAATAATTGCGTTCAGCATAAAAAATAAATTCATCATCGCATTGATGACACTTGCACTCATTGTTTGGGGGGTGTGGAGTGCAACTAAACTGTCCATAGATGCAGTTCCCGACATCACCAACAATCAGGTGCAAATTATTACGGTTTGCCCCACCCTTGCAGGACAAGAGGTTGAACAGTTGGTAACTTACCCTATTGAGCAAAGCATTGCCAACCTTCCTGATTTGGAAGAATTGCGAAGCATTTCCCGTTTCGGACTTTCGGTAATTACAGTTGTATTTGCCGACAAAGTGGACATCTATTTTGCCCGACAACTGATTAACGAAAGGTTAAAAGAAGCCGAAAGCAAAATTCCAAAGAGTGTTGGCACGCCCGAATTAGCTCCTGTTAGCACAGGTTTGGGAGAAGTGTATCAATACATCATTCACCCCAAAAAAGGGAGCGAAAGCAAATACACGGCTATGGACTTGCGGACTATGCAAGACTGGATTGTTGCCCGTCAACTTTATGGAACACCCGGCATTGCAGAGGTGAATAGTTTTGGCGGACAACTCAAACAATATGAAGTTGCGGTAAATCCTGACAGACTTATTGCAATGGGAATTACTATTCCCGAAATTTTTACCGCCTTAGAAAAGAACAACGAAAATACAGGCGGGGCATACATTGACAAAAGCCAAATGCCTATTTTATTCGTGGAGTTGGTTTAATTGGTTCGTTTGACGACATTAAAAACATTGTTGTAAAAACAAATCCCAACGGTATTCCTATTCTCATAAAAGATGTTGCCGAAGTGCATTTAGGTAGTGCCGTGCGATATGGTGCAATGACCTACAACGGTGAAGTAGATGCCGTTGGTGGAGTAGTAATGATGCTGAAAGGTGCAAATAGTGCTGATGTGGTAAGTCGCATTAAAGAGAAAATGCAAACCATTCAAAAATCATTGCCAAATGATGTTGTAATTGAACCCTACTTAGACAGAACAGATTTGGTAAACCGTGCTATCAGCACAGTTGAGAAAAATCTGATTGAAGGAGCATTAATAGTAATCTTCGTTTTGGTTTTATTCCTTGGAAATTTTCGTGCTGGGCTGATTGTAGCTTCTGCCATTCCTTTATCAATGTTGTTTGCATTGGGCTTAATGAATGTGTTTGGCGTGAGTGCAAACCTGATGAGTTTGGGTGC
It encodes the following:
- a CDS encoding Bpu10I family restriction endonuclease, with protein sequence MATRNHYNHGNLLKSKSSTDKEVKFIYESYLKFIKNISTFQITDDKSISKFVSEFNSYRESVLYTIENRKNSGQENLRSSMLEELFCHLFSDLIGELLPSLPSNLLLGKANSYVDLTFSPSSFREIFIKPNPYIHSKDQDFVIGVNLELKIKADGANEIKEDIIVPVLAIECKTYIERNMLDSCSGTARRLKSAMPYCLYIVASEYMKLKDEQPELSDINEIYILCKASVSERLDSRKRGIKPHIIQEDLIIDLFNKVKGHLNSIWWSPDKALSTGKIINRP